The following are encoded together in the Bos javanicus breed banteng chromosome X, ARS-OSU_banteng_1.0, whole genome shotgun sequence genome:
- the LOC133242882 gene encoding actin-related protein T1-like, with the protein MFNPYSLDTPAVIFDNGSGLCKVGMSGEIGPRHVISSVVGHPKFNMALPEANQKNYVVGENALFKYEALQLHYPIERGLVTRWDDMEKLWKYLFEWELGVKPCQRPVLMTEPSLNPRETREKTTEMMFETFNVPAFYLSNHAVVALYASAAVTGLVVDSGDGITCTVPIFEGYSLPHAVTKLYVAGRDITEHLTRLLLASGCNYPCILNKALVDDIKETLCYVALEPEKELCKKPEEIMKEYKLPDGNVIHLGDQLYQVPEILFAPDHLGVHNPGLSKMVSSSIMKCDTDIQKNLFAEIVLSGGTTLFPGLEERLMKELEQLAFRGTPIKITASPDRCFSAWIGASIVTSLSSFKQMWITSADFMEFGACVVQRRCF; encoded by the coding sequence ATGTTTAACCCATACTCATTAGATACTCCAGCCGTAATTTTTGACAATGGATCAGGACTCTGTAAAGTAGGTATGTCTGGAGAGATTGGGCCCCGTCATGTCATCAGTTCTGTGGTGGGGCATCCTAAATTCAACATGGCTTTACCAGAAGCCAATCAGAAAAATTATGTTGTGGGAGAAAATGCCCTGTTCAAGTATGAGGCCTTGCAGTTGCACTACCCCATTGAACGTGGACTGGTAACAAGATGGGATGACATGGAGAAACTCTGGAAGTATCTTTTTGAGTGGGAACTGGGAGTAAAACCCTGTCAACGACCTGTGCTCATGACTGAACCCTCCTTGAACCCAAGAGAGACTCGCGAGAAGACAACAGAAATGATGTTTGAGACCTTCAATGTGCCTGCCTTTTACCTGTCCAACCACGCGGTCGTAGCACTCTATGCCTCTGCTGCTGTCACGGGCCTAGTGGTGGACAGTGGGGATGGGATCACTTGTACTGTCCCCATCTTTGAGGGTTACTCCCTGCCTCATGCTGTCACCAAGCTCTATGTGGCAGGCAGGGACATCACAGAGCACCTCACCCGACTCCTCCTGGCTAGTGGGTGTAATTACCCTTGCATACTCAACAAGGCCTTAGTGGATGACATAAAAGAGACGCTGTGCTATGTTGCCTTGGAACCAGAGAAAGAACTCTGTAAGAAGCCAGAGGAGATCATGAAAGAATACAAGCTACCAGATGGGAATGTCATCCACCTTGGGGACCAGCTGTACCAGGTACCTGAGATTCTTTTTGCGCCTGACCACCTAGGTGTACACAACCCAGGACTATCAAAAATGGTCTCCAGCAGCATTATGAAGTGTGACACCGATATCCAGAAGAATCTTTTTGCAGAAATTGTTCTGTCTGGGGGCACCACTCTCTTCCCTGGGCTTGAGGAAAGACTTATGAAGGAACTGGAACAGCTGGCCTTCAGAGGCACTCCCATCAAGATAACTGCTTCTCCTGACAGATGTTTCTCTGCATGGATTGGTGCTTCCATCGTGACCTCTTTGAGCAGTTTCAAGCAAATGTGGATCACTTCTGCAGACTTCATGGAGTTTGGGGCATGTGTTGTCCAGAGAAGATGCTTTTAA